The Terracoccus luteus genome includes a region encoding these proteins:
- the glp gene encoding gephyrin-like molybdotransferase Glp: MRRRGLGPEAITVFEHYFHELEHGAEGTIPEATIEPLGEVRALGEAPVNAEEARRALSQTAVIKLNGGLGTGMGMTGAKSALEVKDGLTFLDIIALQVLSLREQYDVELPLVLMNSFRTSDESLKILGKYPDLPVDGLPLEFIQNAEPKLRPGALTPVDWPADPELEWCPPGHGDVYVSLVTSGVLDSLLAKGIRFAFLSNSDNLGATCDPDVAAWMVEHDLPFVAEVCRRTKSDRKGGHLAVRKSDGRLILRDTAMVEEGEERYFRDIERHSTFNANNIWINLEVLRERMTSHGGVLGLPIIVNHKSVDPADPDSPEVIQVESAMGTAIEVFEGSEAILVPRTRFRPVKTTNDLLVLRSDYFSFDDSYHVVAARPGPEPYVDLDSAYRFVPGFENRFRHGVPSMAECTSLRVIGDPVFGKDVRCVGDVLIDGLARIQDGAVIGERPRPPRHRDIRSVDQHLRAILGALQPAPTVSLPLTEAMGLVVARDVRSRLDLPGFDNSSMDGYAVQADSLSGVGERPVRLRLVGEVAAGGDGKALRVGPGEAVRIMTGAELPEGADAVIAVEDTDGAAAGQVECRAKVRRGQYVRPRGEDVRQGSLVVPAGDVIGPRSIAVLAACGHAEVQVHQRPHVVVLSTGAELVSPGEPLGRGQIHDSNSSMLWAEAINVGATAEIRTAVGDTEAELLAALDAVVGEADVVITSGGVSMGAYDVVKSALSSEGVDFVKVAMQPGKPQGFGFLTGPGGRRVPLFALPGNPVSSFVSFEVFVRPALRRLMRLQPEKRRLRRAALTSGVTSPDGRRQFGRAVVTRSPDGPLIAAPVAGQGSHFVGDLAKANALFVVPDDVTQLDSGDVVDVVLLDFEV; this comes from the coding sequence ATGCGACGGCGTGGACTGGGCCCGGAGGCCATCACCGTCTTCGAGCACTACTTCCACGAGCTGGAGCACGGTGCCGAGGGCACGATCCCCGAGGCGACCATCGAGCCGCTCGGCGAGGTCAGGGCGCTGGGCGAGGCCCCGGTGAACGCCGAGGAGGCCCGCCGCGCGCTGTCACAGACGGCCGTCATCAAGCTCAACGGCGGTCTGGGCACCGGCATGGGCATGACCGGGGCGAAGTCGGCGCTCGAGGTCAAGGACGGCCTCACCTTCCTGGACATCATCGCCCTGCAGGTGCTCTCGCTGCGCGAGCAGTACGACGTCGAGCTGCCCCTCGTGCTGATGAACAGCTTCCGCACGAGCGACGAGTCGCTGAAGATCCTCGGCAAGTACCCCGACCTGCCCGTCGACGGCCTGCCGCTCGAGTTCATCCAGAACGCCGAGCCCAAGCTGCGCCCCGGCGCCCTCACGCCGGTCGACTGGCCGGCCGACCCCGAGCTCGAGTGGTGCCCGCCCGGCCACGGCGACGTCTACGTCTCGCTCGTCACCTCGGGCGTGCTCGACTCGCTGCTGGCCAAGGGGATCCGTTTCGCGTTCCTGTCCAACAGCGACAACCTCGGGGCCACGTGCGACCCCGACGTCGCGGCGTGGATGGTCGAGCACGACCTCCCATTCGTCGCCGAGGTCTGCCGCCGCACCAAGAGCGACCGCAAGGGCGGTCACCTCGCCGTGCGCAAGAGCGACGGCCGCCTCATCCTGCGTGACACGGCGATGGTCGAGGAGGGGGAGGAGCGCTACTTCCGCGACATCGAACGGCACAGCACCTTCAACGCCAACAACATCTGGATCAACCTCGAGGTGCTGCGCGAGCGGATGACGAGCCACGGCGGCGTGCTCGGTCTGCCGATCATCGTCAACCACAAGTCGGTCGACCCGGCCGACCCCGACAGCCCCGAGGTCATCCAGGTCGAGTCGGCCATGGGCACGGCGATCGAGGTGTTCGAGGGCTCCGAGGCGATCCTCGTGCCGCGCACCCGCTTCCGCCCGGTCAAGACGACGAACGACCTGCTCGTGCTGCGCTCCGACTACTTCTCGTTCGACGACAGCTACCACGTCGTGGCAGCCCGCCCCGGGCCCGAGCCCTACGTCGACCTCGACTCCGCCTACCGCTTCGTGCCCGGCTTCGAGAACCGCTTCCGGCACGGCGTGCCGTCGATGGCGGAGTGCACCAGCCTGCGCGTCATCGGCGACCCCGTCTTCGGCAAGGACGTGCGCTGCGTCGGTGACGTGCTCATCGACGGGTTGGCGCGCATCCAGGACGGAGCCGTCATCGGCGAGCGGCCGCGGCCGCCGCGCCACCGCGACATCCGCTCCGTCGACCAGCACCTGCGTGCCATCCTCGGCGCCCTGCAGCCGGCCCCGACGGTGTCGCTCCCGCTCACCGAGGCGATGGGCCTCGTCGTGGCCCGTGACGTCCGCTCCCGCCTCGACCTGCCCGGCTTCGACAACTCGTCGATGGACGGCTACGCGGTCCAGGCAGACTCGCTGTCGGGCGTGGGGGAGCGGCCCGTGCGGCTGCGCCTCGTCGGTGAGGTGGCCGCCGGTGGCGACGGCAAGGCCCTGCGTGTCGGTCCGGGTGAGGCGGTGCGCATCATGACCGGCGCCGAGCTGCCCGAGGGTGCCGACGCCGTCATCGCCGTCGAGGACACCGACGGCGCGGCCGCCGGCCAGGTCGAGTGCCGCGCCAAGGTCCGCCGCGGCCAGTACGTGCGCCCCCGCGGCGAGGACGTCCGCCAGGGCAGCCTCGTCGTCCCGGCCGGTGACGTCATCGGCCCGCGCTCGATCGCCGTGCTCGCCGCCTGCGGGCACGCCGAGGTGCAGGTGCACCAGCGCCCCCACGTCGTCGTGCTCTCGACCGGCGCCGAGCTCGTGAGCCCCGGAGAACCGTTGGGGCGCGGGCAGATCCACGACTCCAACTCCTCGATGCTGTGGGCCGAGGCCATCAACGTCGGCGCCACCGCCGAGATCCGCACCGCCGTCGGCGACACCGAGGCCGAGCTGCTCGCCGCGCTCGACGCGGTCGTCGGCGAGGCCGACGTCGTCATCACGAGCGGCGGCGTGTCGATGGGCGCGTACGACGTAGTCAAGAGCGCGCTGTCCTCGGAGGGCGTCGACTTCGTCAAGGTCGCCATGCAGCCGGGCAAGCCGCAGGGCTTCGGCTTCCTCACCGGGCCGGGTGGTCGCCGCGTGCCGCTCTTCGCCCTGCCCGGCAACCCCGTGTCGTCGTTCGTCTCGTTCGAGGTCTTCGTGCGACCCGCCCTGCGCCGGCTCATGCGTCTGCAGCCGGAGAAGCGCCGCCTGCGCCGGGCCGCCCTCACCTCGGGCGTCACCTCGCCCGACGGTCGTCGCCAGTTCGGCCGTGCCGTCGTGACCCGCTCGCCCGACGGGCCGCTCATCGCGGCGCCGGTCGCCGGTCAGGGGTCACACTTCGTCGGTGACCTCGCCAAGGCCAACGCCCTCTTCGTCGTCCCCGACGACGTCACGCAGCTCGACTCGGGCGACGTCGTCGACGTCGTGCTGCTCGACTTCGAGGTCTGA
- a CDS encoding 5-formyltetrahydrofolate cyclo-ligase — protein MSALDKGDLRHVLRRERRERVAALTPARREAAGAALASAVLGFVPPDAGPATVAVYESLPDEPPTGELVRRLVEAGHTVLVPVTLDDWSLDWTPARVGTVADRATTSRTTREQTAEGLTLLGPDALARCDLVVVPALAVDAHGSRLGQGGGCYDRALAHRDPAAPVIALVHDGELSPTPLPREPHDVPVDGWVTTTGEVGRASSAGG, from the coding sequence ATGAGCGCCCTTGACAAGGGTGATCTGCGTCACGTCCTCCGGCGAGAGCGTCGGGAGCGTGTGGCGGCCCTCACACCGGCCCGTCGCGAGGCCGCCGGGGCAGCCCTCGCGAGCGCCGTGCTCGGCTTCGTCCCACCGGATGCCGGGCCCGCGACGGTCGCCGTGTACGAGTCCCTGCCGGACGAGCCCCCGACCGGTGAGCTCGTGCGACGGCTCGTCGAGGCCGGTCACACCGTGCTCGTGCCGGTGACCCTCGACGACTGGTCACTCGACTGGACCCCGGCCCGCGTCGGCACGGTGGCCGACCGGGCGACGACCTCGAGGACGACCCGCGAGCAGACGGCCGAGGGTCTCACCCTGCTCGGCCCCGACGCCCTCGCCCGGTGCGACCTCGTCGTCGTGCCGGCCCTGGCCGTCGACGCCCACGGGTCACGGCTCGGGCAGGGCGGCGGCTGCTACGACCGGGCGCTCGCGCACCGCGACCCCGCGGCCCCCGTCATCGCCCTCGTGCACGACGGCGAGCTGAGCCCGACGCCCCTGCCCCGCGAGCCGCACGACGTCCCCGTCGACGGCTGGGTCACGACGACCGGGGAGGTCGGTCGGGCGTCCTCAGCCGGCGGGTGA
- a CDS encoding penicillin acylase family protein → MPRKKLVRRVGLSALAFVLVAVVALSIFAISTVRQPFPQTGGTLEVEGLSGQVQVSRDARGIPTIYADTATDLFRAQGYVSAQDRFFEMDLRRHITAGRLSELVGASGLQTDRVIRTMGWRRVAEAELPRLAPETRQYLQAYADGVNAYIRAEGSAASMSLEYRLLATRNPDYRVEPWSPVDSLAWLKAMAWDLRGDYDDELTRARLSRGGRTPVSQINLLYPPYPYERNLPILSSDDWKPRSADATSQAAAPVPAVASALRAPTTQSALDRTASAIEAIPATFGKGEDIGSNSWVVSGSRTTTGKPLLANDPHLSLAIPSIWSQVNLQCRTLSTSCPFQVSGFSFSGLPGVVIGHNQKVAWGFTNLGPDVTDFYLEQVTGDTYLRDGQQVPLQSRTETIKVAGGADVPITVRSTVHGPILSDAVPSVEEAGDRVVVRGAPQSSSFAVSLAWTALTPGTTADAIFAMDRATSWQEFRSAAELFAVPSQNLVYADTDGHIGYQAPGVIPVRRSATSGAPPGYWPSPGWDSQWDWRGTVPFDEMPYAYDPPEGYIVTANQAVTAADEPFLTTEWDAGFRAQRIRELINGAGKVSPQKMSDIQGDVRNTFAPMLSERLLQVQVDDFTAQAQLLLRDWDGSQPSGTGRDSASAAYYNAVWKHLLEYTFDELPNDIAPNGGSRWMVVMEQLLKDPDNDWWDDRTTPGVVEGSGEILKRALVEARLDLARELGKVPATWRWGRLHQLELTHQVMGDPSLPEVVRSIFDRGGIELGGGSSIVNANGWDAAEPGYAVTSGPSMRMVVDLSDLDASRWVNSTGQSGHAYNAHYADQINAWVANEPFPWPFSRQAVSDASDVELTLTPPGSPAG, encoded by the coding sequence TCCGCCGCGTCGGCCTGTCGGCCCTCGCGTTCGTCCTCGTCGCCGTGGTGGCACTGAGCATCTTCGCGATCTCGACCGTCCGCCAGCCCTTCCCGCAGACCGGGGGCACACTCGAGGTCGAGGGGCTGAGCGGTCAGGTGCAGGTCTCGCGCGACGCCCGCGGCATCCCGACGATCTACGCCGACACCGCCACCGACCTCTTCCGGGCGCAGGGCTACGTCAGCGCCCAGGACCGCTTCTTCGAGATGGACCTGCGCCGCCACATCACCGCCGGGCGGCTGTCCGAGCTCGTCGGCGCGAGCGGCCTGCAGACCGACCGGGTCATCCGCACGATGGGCTGGCGCCGCGTCGCCGAGGCCGAGCTGCCGCGCCTCGCCCCCGAGACCCGTCAGTACCTGCAGGCGTACGCCGACGGCGTCAACGCCTACATCCGGGCCGAGGGCTCGGCCGCGAGCATGTCGCTCGAGTACCGCCTGCTCGCCACCCGCAACCCCGACTACCGGGTCGAGCCGTGGTCGCCCGTCGACTCGCTCGCGTGGCTCAAGGCGATGGCGTGGGACCTGCGCGGCGACTACGACGACGAGCTGACCCGGGCCCGCCTCTCCCGCGGTGGCCGCACCCCCGTCAGCCAGATCAACCTGCTCTACCCGCCCTACCCGTACGAGCGGAACCTGCCGATCCTGTCGTCCGACGACTGGAAGCCGCGGTCGGCCGACGCCACGTCGCAGGCCGCCGCCCCGGTGCCGGCCGTCGCGTCCGCCCTGCGCGCCCCGACGACACAGTCGGCCCTCGACCGCACCGCCTCCGCCATCGAGGCCATCCCGGCCACCTTCGGCAAGGGCGAGGACATCGGGTCGAACTCGTGGGTCGTCTCCGGCTCGCGCACGACGACGGGCAAGCCGCTGCTCGCCAACGACCCGCACCTGTCCCTCGCCATTCCGAGCATCTGGAGCCAGGTCAACCTCCAGTGCCGCACGCTCTCGACGTCGTGCCCGTTCCAGGTCTCCGGCTTCTCGTTCTCCGGGCTGCCGGGCGTCGTCATCGGCCACAACCAGAAGGTCGCCTGGGGCTTCACCAACCTCGGCCCCGACGTCACCGACTTCTACCTCGAGCAGGTCACCGGCGACACGTACCTGCGCGACGGCCAGCAGGTGCCGCTGCAGTCGCGCACCGAGACGATCAAGGTCGCCGGCGGCGCCGACGTGCCGATCACCGTCCGTTCGACGGTGCACGGGCCGATCCTCTCGGATGCCGTCCCCTCCGTGGAGGAGGCCGGTGACCGGGTCGTCGTGCGCGGGGCCCCGCAGAGCAGCAGCTTCGCCGTCTCGCTCGCGTGGACCGCCCTGACCCCCGGCACGACCGCCGACGCCATCTTCGCGATGGACCGGGCCACGAGCTGGCAGGAGTTCCGCTCCGCCGCCGAGCTGTTCGCGGTGCCGTCGCAGAACCTCGTCTACGCCGACACCGACGGCCACATCGGCTACCAGGCGCCGGGCGTCATCCCCGTCCGCCGCTCGGCCACCTCGGGTGCGCCCCCCGGCTACTGGCCCTCGCCCGGCTGGGACAGCCAGTGGGACTGGCGCGGCACCGTCCCCTTCGACGAGATGCCGTACGCCTACGACCCGCCCGAGGGCTACATCGTCACGGCCAACCAGGCCGTCACGGCGGCCGACGAGCCGTTCCTCACGACCGAGTGGGATGCCGGTTTCCGCGCCCAGCGCATCCGTGAGCTCATCAACGGGGCGGGCAAGGTCTCGCCGCAGAAGATGAGCGACATCCAGGGCGACGTGCGCAACACCTTCGCGCCGATGCTGAGCGAGCGGCTGCTGCAGGTGCAGGTCGACGACTTCACCGCCCAGGCGCAGCTGCTGCTGCGCGACTGGGACGGCAGCCAGCCGAGCGGCACGGGCCGCGACTCGGCCTCGGCCGCCTACTACAACGCGGTGTGGAAGCACCTGCTCGAGTACACGTTCGACGAGCTGCCCAACGACATCGCGCCCAACGGCGGCAGCCGCTGGATGGTCGTCATGGAGCAGCTGCTCAAGGACCCAGACAACGACTGGTGGGACGACCGGACCACCCCGGGCGTCGTCGAGGGCTCGGGCGAGATCCTCAAGCGGGCCCTCGTCGAGGCGCGCCTCGACCTGGCCCGCGAGCTCGGCAAGGTGCCGGCGACGTGGCGCTGGGGCCGGCTGCACCAGCTCGAGCTCACGCACCAGGTCATGGGCGACCCGTCGCTGCCGGAGGTCGTCCGCAGCATCTTCGACCGCGGCGGCATCGAGCTCGGCGGCGGCAGCTCGATCGTCAACGCCAACGGCTGGGATGCCGCGGAGCCCGGTTACGCCGTCACCTCGGGTCCGTCGATGCGCATGGTCGTCGACCTGTCCGACCTCGATGCCTCCCGCTGGGTCAACTCCACGGGCCAGTCGGGGCACGCCTACAACGCGCACTACGCCGACCAGATCAACGCGTGGGTCGCGAACGAGCCGTTCCCGTGGCCGTTCAGCCGTCAGGCGGTGAGCGACGCCTCGGACGTCGAGCTGACGCTCACGCCGCCGGGGTCACCCGCCGGCTGA